The window cataaaatttaaaactttttaatggtcaaattgcttttattaaattatataaaagttATTGGACATGTGTTATGTTTCTTTGTTCCTGATTTGGGGTGGTAGATTCTCAAAGTCTCAGCCCTTGAGGGTGGCTTCCAGTTCATTGCCGGCAACAAGTTCCTTGATGATATCCAAGCCGCCAATTAATTCGCCCTTTACATAGACTTGAGGATATGTGGGCCAGTCCGAGTAGGTTTTCAAGCCTTGTCGTACTTCCTCATCTCCGAGTATATCGAACGTTTCATATGGTAAACTGTTATAGAAGGCAAtaagttaaaaacaaaagttcaAATCTAGATGACAGGTGCATGTACGTACTTTGTGTCGTTAACAATAGCTATAAGTTGCTTGGAGAAGCCACAACGGGGTGCCTCACGGTCACCCTTCATGAAAATCATTAACGGAGACTTATTGATCAGAGCCTTCAGTCGTTCATCCAAAGATTGGCCAGTAGCTGCGGCACTGCTAGCACTCTCGGCCAATTTCTTGGACTTGCTTGTAATGGCTGCTATGTCCACACCATCGACTCGGTCTACAGCCGAACCTTTAGTAAAGAAAATAACTGTGGGTACGGCATCAATCTAAAGGAAAAGTTCAAATTcggttacatataaataagGAACTCCATGTTACAATTTCACTTACTTGATGTTTCATAGAAATCTCAGGATATTGTTCGGCATTAAGGCTAATAAATTGCAATTTCTCACTACCCAAGACTTTGGTTAGCTCTTCCAGCACATCTTTAACCTGAGCACACTGTTCGGCCCAGTCGGCGGCAAAAAGGACCACGGTTGTTTTTTCAGAGTTTATATATTTCTCATATTCCTCGGCACTTGATACATTTAACACGGacattttttttgagtttgttttattgaaaatgctataattttaaaatattacaGGCAATTTCGACTTTGCAGTTATTTCAGGCTATCAGCTGAGAAGAGTGTTGGTCAACGAGTCACTGGTTTTTTTAACCCATTGAAACCAAGAATTAAAGTCACATttaaatgatgatgataaataaaataattgaacaaattttaaatatgaatTGTTAAAAAATATCCCATAGGTTACGGTATCCTTAATTTGTAATGATATAAGCATGACTCGTGATTcgttaaaattattttcaaaaatgtatattttaagTATGCTCAAGGGTTAAAGTGTTTATCTATTGTTGACCGGTAACAGTGTTATAAAATACTCAacagttttgttattttatcaAAGAAACGTAAATAATAGTTTGTAAACTATCataaaatactaaaaaaattaaacatttaattcggttttttttttttggatacatatgtatacgcaaatatatgtacatatatacaaaacaaGGGCGTAGTGGAATGTGCGCAGGGACTTCGCAGCTGTACCGAATATGGCATGACCCCCTTAATTTGAGAACTGGCTACGCTCTTAATGCGAAATAAATTCAACAACCTTTAGTGTTGAAAAACAAGGGAAACAATCGATTTGTTTAGTGGCTGGCTCTTAACACTTTTCGGCATTTGCTTTGCACGTGTTCCAAGAGACTGAAGATATCAgatattttttgcaaattcGCTGATTTCTTCAATTAAAACATAATGGTGACACGAAAGAAACCAATTAAACGGCGTGCGGAACCCGCAATGCCGACAAAGGAGGATGAAGAGGAGTCCAAAAGAGACGTGCCAAAGGATTTGCTGGTGATAGCTCAGGAGGTGAAAATTGTACGCGCTTTGGCGTGCAATGATGTGACTAAAAGGAATCGTCAAGTCCGCAAGCTACGCAAATGGTTTAAACTGAGGGCCAACTCATCATTCTCCTTTACGGAAGACGATTTTCTGCGTATCTGGAAGGGTTTGTACTACAATATGTGGATGTCGGATAAACCACTGGTCCAGGAGGATCTGGCCGAACAGCTGGCTCAAATGGTGGATAGCTTTGATGGGAATACCACGTGTAGTCTTGCCTATTTCAGTGCATTCATGCGTGTCATGTGCCAAGAATGGTTTGGCATTGATCAATGGCGGATGGATAAATTTCTAATGCTTGTCCGTCGCATGTTACGATATTGCCTGAGAGTACTCAAACAAAGCAAATGGTCCAAGGATTTAATTGACATCTTTAATAGGCAAATGAAGGAATCAGTTTTGGCCGATCAGCCTAAAAGCCGTGGCATGACAATGCACTATTTGGATATATTCTTTGAGGAGCTGGCTAAGGCTGCAAATGGAGAAATAACCAGCAGCCAGGTCAATCTATTTCTACGCCCATTTGTCACATACATGGGAACGCAGAGAGATGTCAAGCTTGTTGCTCAGTGCCGGACGCGTGTACTTTATCATTTGCTATATCAAAGCGAGTTGGGTCGCGAATATAGTGAAAAGTACTCAGCTTGGAAAGAAATGGGCTTTCCCACTGCCTCGATAGATGATGTCGAAAAACTGGATTCTGGTTTCGACGAGGAAATGGATGACGAAGAGGACGAAGAAAAGAAGTCATCTCAACTATCCCTTGATCCTCGGGCTGGCAATGTAGATGTCCAGATGCCAGAGCTACCCTTGAATGCTGATGCTGTATTGGACGAGCTTCAAAATCTATTGCGTACACAGGACTATAATGCCAAACGGCGTAAGGGATTACggaaaattattcaaatttttgagACTTATAAATCTGGAGAATTTCCCTTGGGTGTACGTGAAATGCCCAAGCCAGATGGTCAAACTTTAAGCGAATTGATAGAGCAAAAGGTTCACGATGCTGACAAGGTGGAAGAGGAAGTCTTTGGAACTggtagaaaattaaaaaaattaaataaagccAAGCGTAAGCGATTGCTGCAATCGATTAATTTTGATGAGGTTGACGAGGATAATTATGATGAAATAATTAATCAGGCATTACCAGCGGAACTTAAGAAGAAAGTCAAACGCAATGCAAAAGCTAGAAAGAGTATGCAAAAGTCATGGCTGGTAGAAGAAGTAAAGGAAGACGAGCAACAGGAGCAAACAGAGCAGCAGGAAACGCAAAAGCAGCGGCAGGACGAGGAGCAGGAGGATAATCCACCTCctaaaaagaaatcaaagaaGGCTAAAACAACGCAAGTGCAGCAAAAAGAAGAGGAGTCCAAATCAAATGGCTGGGAGGATCCTCTTCAAGCAGGCGAACAGGAATTTTTTATCCCATCGCGTAAGGAACAAACCAAGGAAGCAAACACTAAATTTCAGTTATCCACACCTAAGCCTAATAAAAGCACACTTCAATTTGCTACTCCTCAACCACCTTCCGTCACTGGATCGTCCTCAAAGAAACGTGTCCGCATAATGACCAAATGTAATAGCGCTTATCCCAAAAGCGATTATTATCGCCAATTGAAATTATCACCACAATTGCCCTATGATGCGGATCGTGTGCCGGGCAAAAGTGCATTAAAGCCACACGTTCTACCTGGGCCCATACATCCCAATTATAAAGGTGCTAAACGACTCTTCAATGACACCCTGTGACGTTGTGTAAAATGGTTAGGTTTGGTCGGAAGACATGGCGACGACGATGAGGACGAGGAGGACTATAGTAATGGATAACTTTCAATACTTTTGAAATTAGAATAAAGCTTTTAGAAAAGTTATGAGTTATAAGTAATGGTCttataaagaaaacaacaaaagtcTCATAATTGACGCTCCTTTTTTAgaactttaatttaattaacagATGATATTGAAAAATACACTATGTCTTAAGTTCTTAAATATCGTCTAGAAAAATAAGTTTGAACATTTCTGTTAAGTTAAGAGAGCATAAAGTCGAAAATAGGGGGAAAAACAATTGAATATAATGTatatttataactattttcCATAATATGAagcaattttttcttttatttcggTTTATTTTTTGAGACTACCGTATAAGACCTTTGCAGCAGTTCTAATAATTTAGTagttaaaaattatgtttcttaaaatatataaatatatatatacatacatacctacatatagaTATTTTTGCTGTAATTTTTCTGTTCAAGCTGATAGttttcaaacattttgaaataaactaCAACTATGTAATTTGCCATACAGAATGAATTTTTAACTATTTCTTGAGTCATGTTAAAGGGCAGTCGTATATCGAGAAGGGGAAATGTTGAGCACATGGCTTTATTTAAGGAGCGAAGGAGCAATGCACTCGGAGTGCAATTGAGTTGAGTCAGCAATTTACTCTCCATTGAGTTGAGTCAGACTATGGGGGAAACTCAAATGCATTAAAGAGTAACTTCTCGAGTCACTTTGTGCATTTGCATTTAAGAGTAACTTCATTTTGAGCTTAAAGTTGTACTCAATTGATAACTCAACTcgtttcaataaaaatactcTTGAGACGGATAATAAAAGACTCTTATGTTCCGAAAAATAGCTCGATTGGAGTTGAACTCAGGAGTTTTTATCTATTTAACACTCAAAATGCATATGTTGTTTAAGATTTGTTTAACTACTtcgaaataaatattttacatcaaaatgaaattaatattaCGCTTCACTTTCCaatgtatattatttttgagAAATAAATCTTACTAAATTCCTAAAATTCTCGAAGACTTAATAGCTTATAGATggtgtttttaaaaatatttaggtaaaattaaatttaaatgtagACAtacgaaaatttttaaaattgggATTGACATAACTACATTATTAGAAGACCTTTACAAAAATCACAAATCACCAAATTCCTCATTCAATATTTCTAACTCTAATAAGCTAAGACAAAAATCTTACAAAAATGATTTATTGTTCATTTCAGTTATTAAATTTGTACGTTGATAAACATTATTTAGACACAATAGAAGCTCTCAAATACGTTTAGAAGGTTTGATTTCGGATCGACTTTCAATAAGATAACTCTAATAAATAGATTGACAACTGCAGTAGTTAACCAAATTTAAGTTAAACTAGAGGTAAGTTAAACTAGAGTCCTTAGTTCTAAGAAAGGTCTTTTTCTCAAAAGAACGTTTTTCCGTGATATAGAAACCATAACTTGACAGTTTATTTTGGTTGCGAATTTGGAACCAAAACCCtaagaaacaaaaaggttTTTCTCAGAGTCTCTTTCGAATGATGGTTCTTAAAACTGCCTTTTGTTATGGTGGCCCAATCcagttaatttaaaaactaaattaaccCCCATGGGTTGGACATGGTAATAGCCTTATAGAGTGTAGGTAGGTAAATGTTGGTGTAGTTTTCTAAAGAAGAAACAAAGCTGTCATTGAATAAAGTGCAACTAATAATTTGCAACACATTGTAGTTCCAGAAATAGTTTATTTACTTAAACTAAATCTGACCAACATGTTAAACCAATATATAACTTATTATTGGAATTACCAAAACTAACCATGCAATTTGTTATCCTAAACGCAAGGTCAAAATCAAAGTTGTTCTCGTCTAGAGTCTAgtcaaaaattttcaatattaaatGATAGTACATAAttacaagttttttgttaattttacgagtatatatttatttcaaataaaagaCAACTAAGGGATAGATAATCCCTTGATGAATctgtaaaaaaatatttacatatatgtcaGGTTGAGCTATGTATTCGCTCGAATGCAATTTTAACACATCAGCAGCCAATTTCGATTTGCATTAATTGCATTGCAACAGTTtggcagttttttttttcatttcatttaaaattgggatcattttatatatatttttgcaatttactgaaaaatgcaattttataatctataaatttgttttatcatttgttttttctaaGGGTCATCTGatatattaaattaacttCCGCTTAAAAGATTGTAAGTATATGAGACAATTTTCcatattaattgaaaattgaaatcgattttatttattttcctttcCTATGAATAAAAACTGTATACAGACAGGAGAGTAGAGGAAAACTTTACCTTTATTCTACAGAATATTCTCTTGACAAGTCTGTTGTTGGGGAAATCTCTCTCTAGAGCAAAGAAAAACCACTTCAAGTTCTTGtcctgtatgtgtgtgcgtttaTTGAACTGCATggggaaaattaaaaaagaaaacatccTTTCACATTGCTTTTGTCGTTTGCATGTCTTGTGTATTAAAAACTTGTcgaaattttattcaatttacgTGCACTTAAGCGACGATTGCACATTAAGATATGACGCAAAAGTTGAATGCGATTTGCAGCTGATTCTCATTCCTTTTTCACCCCTTCAATCACACTATCTGTAATTAGATAATAGACAAGATTTGCATAACAATGTGGAAATATGGAGGCTTGTCTCCCATTCCCCATTTAACCATTCGCTATATTCTATTTATAGCTCTCATtttaagttatatatataacacaATCAAGAGGCGGAAACCTTGACGACTtgacctatatatatatatgtaggtataaaAGCCCATGAGAAAGTGCATAGACAAGCTCAAGTACAGAACGAGAAAAGACGGCATCATGTGGTTGACCCTTGTCGGATTGACATTGGTACTCGTGACATTTTGCAGATCGACGACAACGGACAAGTCCTTTAACGAGGGCAAGGTATGTGTCTATAAAGCAGATGGGTAGGGCTCTTGCAGTGCTTTCTTTCAAACAATTAGGAGTCACAAAGAAGACCCATAACAACATATGTCTAGGATGCCATTCCAATCACACCCAATATAATGAAAAActcttaatttaaattttttgatttacaATTTAAGCCCTTTGATTTGTCATCGATTCCGGATTCAACTGTTGCCTCAATGGGATGTGGCCGTCGACTGTCGCTATTTCACAATCAAGATGGGATTCAATTTGCCGAATTTCCATGGTTGGTGGCCATCTATGGGCATCAGGACTACCTTTGTAGTGGAGTTTTAATCACGCCCTTGGTAATTCTAACATCAGCCCATTGTGTACACAATGAGCCAATGGAGGATTTACGTGTGGTGGCGGGAGAATTTGATGCAGCTGCTGAACGAGAACCTTGTCCACATCAAATCCGTTTAGTTAGTGAATTATTATTGCATCCGAATTATACCCAAACACCAGCTACCCATAATTTAGCTATGCTTCTGGTGGCCAATGCTTTCCAAATGGCTACCAATGTACGTTCCATTTGCCTGCCAACTTACGAGATGATCCACAATATAAGTGAATGCTATGTGGCTGGTTGGCAACGAAAGGATTTTGGTAATTCAGAGATTTTACCCAAACGGGCGACATTATATGTCCTACCCCAAGATCAGTGTAGGGCCAAATTACGTTTGGCCATTTTGGGAAGACGTTATTTTCCGACTAATGATTCATTGATATGTGCTCGTGGCGTCAAGGATGACTTTGTCTGCGGAGATGAAGCGGGCACAAGTGGTGTTCCATTAATGTGTCCAGTTGCTGGATGTGCGGATTGTTTTGTGCTTGCCGGAGTATTAGCCAGATCAGCACGTTGTGATGGCCCTCAACTACTTGGCATCtatacaaatatttcattttatagaCAATGGATAGATCAGATGATTATTGAAAGAAATTTACAAATATCGGAGTTAATGTGGTTTAATcccaataaatattaatattaacaTTAACCATTAAAAAGATACTTCGctctcttttattttaaattttatttttacattttatataCCCAATTTTTAAAGCTCGTCCTCTTCGTTATAACATTTGGTAGCCCACAAATGCTTAAACATCAATAATTTCGATCAAAATGGGAATAAATGGGATAGATTCTACCTACTAAGTCATCAATCGAGAGACCATTTCCTTCAATAAAACTGGGTTAAAATTGCTTTACAAGACGACGAGGAATTGAAGATGATCAATGTCGGAACTTGAATTCGCAtaatcttaaatttaaattaataaatgacTTTGGTGTAagtagaaatatattttttataagcTCTTCCTACTTTgacaatgttttttttataatatttttcatcgtttttttttttacattataatacaaatattttaaggTATGGTAATATATAAGTAAAACTGTAAGGACATACTTAAATATCcttttgaaaaaaaacattaaggCACATCTTGATACAATTTTAATACTTGTTTTTGGGTTAGACAGAGGCATTAAACAATGTTTACTTTGAGATTgaattgatttgaatttaCCACACTAAATCATAATGACGACACAAGCGCAAATCCTTCCTGGTCGAatgagttttcttttatacATATTAAGTAGGAACTATACTTTCCATTGCTAATATTCAAAAGTGGATCTAATTTACTTAGCCACAAACTTGAGACTTCTCTTTGAAATGCCCTAGCATGCTTCTAGGCATTTCATTAATTTGACttctttatgtttttctttttcttgcattttTCTAGCAAAGAATAAGGACGAGCTGTGATGTCTATGGGAAATGGTTTGCAGCTCCGCAGGCGCCGCTTACTGCATATCAGCCGGATGC is drawn from Drosophila willistoni isolate 14030-0811.24 chromosome 2R unlocalized genomic scaffold, UCI_dwil_1.1 Seg167, whole genome shotgun sequence and contains these coding sequences:
- the LOC6642537 gene encoding phenoloxidase-activating factor 2, giving the protein MWLTLVGLTLVLVTFCRSTTTDKSFNEGKPFDLSSIPDSTVASMGCGRRLSLFHNQDGIQFAEFPWLVAIYGHQDYLCSGVLITPLVILTSAHCVHNEPMEDLRVVAGEFDAAAEREPCPHQIRLVSELLLHPNYTQTPATHNLAMLLVANAFQMATNVRSICLPTYEMIHNISECYVAGWQRKDFGNSEILPKRATLYVLPQDQCRAKLRLAILGRRYFPTNDSLICARGVKDDFVCGDEAGTSGVPLMCPVAGCADCFVLAGVLARSARCDGPQLLGIYTNISFYRQWIDQMIIERNLQISELMWFNPNKY
- the LOC6642720 gene encoding glutaredoxin 3; this translates as MSVLNVSSAEEYEKYINSEKTTVVLFAADWAEQCAQVKDVLEELTKVLGSEKLQFISLNAEQYPEISMKHQIDAVPTVIFFTKGSAVDRVDGVDIAAITSKSKKLAESASSAAATGQSLDERLKALINKSPLMIFMKGDREAPRCGFSKQLIAIVNDTNLPYETFDILGDEEVRQGLKTYSDWPTYPQVYVKGELIGGLDIIKELVAGNELEATLKG
- the LOC6642721 gene encoding ribosomal RNA processing protein 1 homolog — protein: MVTRKKPIKRRAEPAMPTKEDEEESKRDVPKDLLVIAQEVKIVRALACNDVTKRNRQVRKLRKWFKLRANSSFSFTEDDFLRIWKGLYYNMWMSDKPLVQEDLAEQLAQMVDSFDGNTTCSLAYFSAFMRVMCQEWFGIDQWRMDKFLMLVRRMLRYCLRVLKQSKWSKDLIDIFNRQMKESVLADQPKSRGMTMHYLDIFFEELAKAANGEITSSQVNLFLRPFVTYMGTQRDVKLVAQCRTRVLYHLLYQSELGREYSEKYSAWKEMGFPTASIDDVEKLDSGFDEEMDDEEDEEKKSSQLSLDPRAGNVDVQMPELPLNADAVLDELQNLLRTQDYNAKRRKGLRKIIQIFETYKSGEFPLGVREMPKPDGQTLSELIEQKVHDADKVEEEVFGTGRKLKKLNKAKRKRLLQSINFDEVDEDNYDEIINQALPAELKKKVKRNAKARKSMQKSWLVEEVKEDEQQEQTEQQETQKQRQDEEQEDNPPPKKKSKKAKTTQVQQKEEESKSNGWEDPLQAGEQEFFIPSRKEQTKEANTKFQLSTPKPNKSTLQFATPQPPSVTGSSSKKRVRIMTKCNSAYPKSDYYRQLKLSPQLPYDADRVPGKSALKPHVLPGPIHPNYKGAKRLFNDTL